taacaaattttttaaaaatttgatgaaCATTAAATCATATAGTTTAGAGCCAAAAGTTTTGTCATTTAACTGGCACATTTGGTATTTCCAATGAAAATTTACTGGATTCAAATCTACATtctcaactatcaaattatcacaaaaagaaaaccatagcttgaaaaattaaatatagtCATGATCTATGAAagtgaaacttttttttggcTGACTCTCCCTCTCCGACTCCAACTGTTGCTTTTCTATCTGGTAATTCTATCTGGTAATTCGAAAGTAGTTTCTTAATCTTCTGCCAGCATTCTAGTGTTTCCAACCATCACTTTATTTATGTCAAGAGTCCTGTTATGTGCCACAGAATGCAAAAATCTTGGTTTGATCTAGCATTGATATATGGACAGCAAAAGGGGATCGAGTTGATGCAGTACTTATAGGTCAGAGTCTCACAAAAAGCCCTTACAGGCTCCCACAAAACTATCATAACCAAGTCATTTCTCTTTCTAACGCAAGTTAAGCTGCATGCAATAATTGTAAATGTCCTTTTCGCCTATAGGCTCCTCTACCCTTGTGATGGCACCAGAACCAGGATTTGATCTCCAGTGGCTTCACTAGccaaaggaaaattttgaatgGAATTATTTAAACAGGTATTCAATTCAAAAAGTAACATGAATTTCATATGCAGATTAgtatttgtattttacaaatggCATGGAGTTCCAAAAGGCAGGCTGATGCAAAcataccaaaaacaaaacatcaaGCACAAATCAAGCTTGGAAATATAAAACTAATTATCAATCCAGCAGAGAAGAAGAGAATTCCATAATTGTAATTTCTAGACCGTGCATGTGAAAAAGTAGATGCTAATTGCTAAACATGTCATTCAATTTTGTTATACCATGAAATAGTCAGCcatattcttattttaaaagttgaaaCCAGCAGAAGGCTCATAAGAAGAACTCGAGGCGTTTCTTCTCTTTTGGTGGACAAGATATGGCTATAAGACAACTCAATGATGCTCTAGGAAAAGATAGTATTTGTTCTTGAGCCTCCTGTTGCTTCTTTAAGCCATCAGCATCTTTTAATTCCCAGGGATTAAAGGAAATAACAATCTTCTCTAGGACTGCTGCACTTTTAAGCAAAATCCTAACTGCATGTAGCTCAATTTCTGATCCACAAAACATAGAGATTTCAATGGTCTTGAGGTGTGTCAAAAAACATCCAGGAACAGGATCCAAAGTCCAATCATATGTTCCAAAATAGCGGAACATGAATGACAACTACATGGATAACAAAGAACACAAATTTAAGTTGTAATTATAGTAGtaaataatgattaaaaaaaaagtttaggttCTAGCAGAGTTACCCCTTCAAACTTAAGGGAAGAAAGACAAGGAAACTTCTGGAGCATGGACAGCAGTACTTGCCGACTGTAAAACAAGACCACCCAATCAAAATGCACATGGGTCAAACTATTAAACACAGGCAGATGGGCTAATAACTCATCATCGAGGGCCTAGCACAAATATCACAATGCACACATTAGGAATTCAGATGAACCTCTTAGGAACAATAATAAAATCAGGGAAAAATatttcatctaataaaaaaatagcaacATACCTTAACTGCAAACTGATCAATTTTTAAGCTTTTGGCATTAGAGAGCCCCTTGAGAAGCTTAAATGCACGATAATCAATTTTTCTGTCACTATAGCATGCCATAAGGTCTGCTTCCACTATTGAGGATGAGTCTTGAATATAGCAATCAAGAAAAAATCCACCGAAGTAAGAAAAGTACTTCAGACTAGACCCAAACACCGCAAACTGACAACCACCTGATTCACTCTGATCATCTGTATCATCACTTTGGTCATCCGAACTATGTTGATCATCTATGTCATCATTCTGATAAACTGGATTATTCTGATCATCTACGTTATCACTCTCATCATCTGAATCATCATTCTGGTCAACTGAATTATTctcatcatccatatcatcatcctcatcatccgTAACATAACTGGGTGGAGGTTCTTTGTCTTCTATGTGCAATTTAAGAATCCTGGGACTAGAAATACAAACAGCCTTGACATTCTCCCAACTGCAAGAAATTAAATGCAACTCCTCCAAGATGGAGCAACCTTTAAAGAGCATTTGTGCAGAATGATCATCCGGAAATACAATGCGGATAAGAGTCAAGATCTTGAGGCTTGAAAATGATACAAAAGAAGGAAGCTTGAGAGGATAATAAATATTGAGTTTTAACTCTTGTAATGATTCACAGGTAAATAGGCAACAAGGCAATATGAATGGTTCTCGAATTTTATAAAGGCGAATATTTAAAACTTGGACCTTATGCTTCACTGCAGCAGATATCCATGTATTAATGCGAGACGAATCATATAGCACATTGCATGTGAGTGAAAATTTCGTTATGGTAGAGTAATCACGGAGCAAAAGAGCTCTTTCCACAAAATCCATGAAGTGTTTCCTCTTATATGGTGGCTCATCAGAATCAGAATAATGATTTGCCACATCATGAAAATCAAGAACTGGAATTGACAACCATAGGTACGCCCACCTTTTTGATAGTATACTAGTCTTAGCAGCATCTTTTGTTGGAAGGAAGGACAGGATGTGTTGAGCAATTGTATCTGTCAGATTGCTTATTCTTTTTTCACTTTCACCCACATCATGTTCTTTGCTAAGCTTTTGGTACTTGGCGTTATGTATCAAAGAACTTGCATCCACACCCTCCATACTCTCTTAGTTTTCCTAAGACCAATATACATTATCAAAATGcgaaaacaaaaaaccaatagGAAGGAACACATGCATCCATTTGTATATGACGTGcctaaaatacaaaatacaaagcaATAAGAGTACAATGaggaaaactcatttaaatttcaaattacaaataTGAGATACTCGTTGCTCTTTATTTCATGTCATGTTCTTTGCttaataaattaccaattgtcctGAATGCTTAAGCTATTAGAAAATCGTTAACTTAAacatttaatcataattttaacaCTCCCTGACGGTGTGAGTCTAGACTTTCTCTTATTACGTAAGGTCCTTTTAAATGTGAGTTAAAGTG
The sequence above is drawn from the Castanea sativa cultivar Marrone di Chiusa Pesio chromosome 5, ASM4071231v1 genome and encodes:
- the LOC142636793 gene encoding F-box/FBD/LRR-repeat protein At5g56420-like, giving the protein MEGVDASSLIHNAKYQKLSKEHDVGESEKRISNLTDTIAQHILSFLPTKDAAKTSILSKRWAYLWLSIPVLDFHDVANHYSDSDEPPYKRKHFMDFVERALLLRDYSTITKFSLTCNVLYDSSRINTWISAAVKHKVQVLNIRLYKIREPFILPCCLFTCESLQELKLNIYYPLKLPSFVSFSSLKILTLIRIVFPDDHSAQMLFKGCSILEELHLISCSWENVKAVCISSPRILKLHIEDKEPPPSYVTDDEDDDMDDENNSVDQNDDSDDESDNVDDQNNPVYQNDDIDDQHSSDDQSDDTDDQSESGGCQFAVFGSSLKYFSYFGGFFLDCYIQDSSSIVEADLMACYSDRKIDYRAFKLLKGLSNAKSLKIDQFAVKALDDELLAHLPVFNSLTHVHFDWVVLFYSRQVLLSMLQKFPCLSSLKFEGLSFMFRYFGTYDWTLDPVPGCFLTHLKTIEISMFCGSEIELHAVRILLKSAAVLEKIVISFNPWELKDADGLKKQQEAQEQILSFPRASLSCLIAISCPPKEKKRLEFFL